A single Mangrovimonas sp. YM274 DNA region contains:
- a CDS encoding FixH family protein has protein sequence MKFNWGTGIVIAFIAFMSFILYFVIMMSKDRNDHHLVTEDYYQQELQFQNDIDKLNNAKSLESNLRWQKTDSGMLISFPENLQAQKITGNIELYRPSNKHLDYKAPIKLTNHSLLIPNDHLLEGRWDIRVDWSYEDNAYLYKQQIVY, from the coding sequence ATGAAATTTAATTGGGGAACCGGAATTGTGATTGCCTTTATAGCCTTTATGAGCTTTATCCTCTATTTTGTAATTATGATGAGTAAGGATCGTAACGACCATCATTTGGTAACCGAGGATTACTATCAGCAGGAATTGCAATTCCAAAATGATATTGATAAACTAAATAATGCCAAAAGTTTAGAGAGCAATCTACGTTGGCAAAAAACAGATAGCGGTATGTTGATAAGCTTTCCTGAGAATTTACAAGCTCAAAAAATTACAGGCAATATTGAATTGTACCGCCCATCCAACAAGCATTTGGACTACAAGGCTCCTATCAAGTTAACCAATCACAGTCTTTTAATACCTAATGACCACCTTTTGGAAGGACGTTGGGATATTAGGGTGGATTGGTCTTACGAGGACAATGCCTATTTATACAAACAACAAATTGTTTACTAA